In a single window of the Prevotella melaninogenica genome:
- the rplS gene encoding 50S ribosomal protein L19 produces the protein MDLIKVAEEAFATGKQFPEFKAGDTITVAYKIVEGNKQRIQLYRGVVIKISGHGEKKRFTVRKMSGTIGVERIFPIESPNIDSIEVNKRGKVRRAKLYYLRNLTGKAARIKEKRTVAAEK, from the coding sequence ATGGATTTAATTAAAGTTGCTGAAGAAGCATTTGCAACCGGCAAACAGTTCCCAGAGTTCAAGGCTGGTGACACTATCACTGTCGCTTACAAAATCGTCGAGGGTAACAAGCAGCGTATTCAGCTCTACCGTGGCGTAGTTATCAAGATTTCTGGTCATGGTGAGAAGAAGCGTTTCACTGTTCGTAAGATGTCAGGCACCATCGGTGTTGAGCGTATCTTCCCAATCGAGTCACCAAACATCGATTCTATCGAGGTGAACAAGCGTGGTAAGGTTCGTCGTGCGAAACTCTACTACCTCCGTAATCTTACAGGTAAGGCTGCACGTATCAAGGAGAAAAGAACCGTTGCTGCTGAGAAGTAA
- a CDS encoding TonB-dependent receptor: MKKETIYLSLAMLTMATIPCNAQSEEIKDSTLHLEEVTISTTRMPEIKQNAAATVTIIDQKQIAEMSKAAPDITHLLGMLTPGMALSSNTTSSRAQSLRGRSALILIDGIPQSTPLRSTDRDIRTIDIAAIDHIEVVKGSTALYGNGAIGGLINIITKKNNTNKSVAGETTISGSTYNFFRHGKGQGYRINQQVYGRVGQFDYLVNGAFGRTGSAIDGDGKFISPRYGLGDTYTTNVLVNLGYSLSPKNRIELMYNYYRSLQDTKLIPFGGKYLQSPSIGIIGNKDPQAVDEGTRYNHNAYLKFTSKDIFKHTDLEASVYGSGIYTIFDFRKADPAKPRWEETSGQSAVKDRKFGFRTQFNTRLIFSENAFAHLAYGYDYLYNKTSQPLVDGRYWVPWLTSNNHAPFIQVKTTLWQHLSLKLGGRYDFINVNVPDYDVLRNKLSDPQVQVKGGKLKYNNMSFNVGISYNKYPAFQPFVAYSQGFSIFDLGRTLRAAKADVLSKISTEPVKTNNYEIGVYSDINHWLQLNGSVFYTYSKLGSDLKIENGFWIVNRTPQKVYGVELSADAQILSNLKAGANLSWFEGKLKSASGDWDTYMSNISIPAAKLGMYVNYAPVKNTYVQLQYMHTGKRDRFTPNASGVYNEGEGIVNRINLLNLTAGVKMKVCDLSLAVSNLLNYTYYTPASMMMARNAEYAHADGRKITLTAVFKY; the protein is encoded by the coding sequence ATGAAGAAAGAAACAATTTATCTATCTCTCGCAATGCTTACAATGGCAACAATACCTTGTAATGCACAATCAGAAGAGATAAAAGACTCCACATTACATCTCGAAGAAGTAACTATCAGTACCACACGTATGCCTGAAATAAAGCAAAATGCGGCTGCAACAGTTACGATTATTGACCAAAAGCAAATAGCAGAAATGAGCAAGGCAGCTCCCGACATCACCCATCTCTTGGGCATGCTCACGCCTGGTATGGCTCTATCAAGTAATACCACAAGCTCTCGCGCACAATCACTTCGTGGAAGAAGTGCACTCATCCTGATTGATGGTATACCTCAATCAACTCCTTTACGTTCAACAGACCGTGATATCCGAACCATCGATATCGCTGCTATCGACCATATAGAAGTAGTAAAAGGTTCTACCGCTCTCTATGGTAATGGAGCTATCGGTGGATTGATAAACATCATAACTAAGAAGAATAACACAAACAAGTCTGTAGCTGGAGAGACGACTATCTCAGGTTCAACTTACAATTTCTTCCGTCACGGGAAAGGGCAAGGTTATCGCATCAACCAGCAAGTTTATGGTCGTGTGGGACAGTTTGATTATCTCGTAAATGGGGCTTTCGGACGTACAGGTAGTGCTATTGATGGTGATGGAAAGTTTATCTCTCCACGCTACGGACTCGGTGATACCTATACAACAAACGTACTTGTTAATCTCGGTTATTCCCTATCTCCAAAGAACAGAATCGAATTGATGTATAATTACTATCGTAGTTTGCAAGATACGAAATTGATTCCTTTCGGTGGAAAGTACCTACAAAGTCCTTCTATTGGTATAATTGGTAATAAGGACCCACAGGCTGTTGACGAGGGAACAAGATACAATCACAATGCCTACCTCAAGTTTACATCAAAGGATATATTCAAACATACCGACTTAGAAGCATCTGTTTATGGTTCGGGAATATATACTATCTTTGACTTCCGTAAGGCTGACCCAGCAAAGCCAAGATGGGAAGAAACAAGCGGACAGTCGGCTGTTAAAGACCGTAAGTTTGGTTTCCGCACTCAGTTTAACACTCGACTTATATTCTCAGAGAATGCTTTTGCACATTTAGCATACGGTTATGACTATCTCTACAACAAGACATCTCAACCATTGGTAGATGGTAGATATTGGGTACCATGGTTAACAAGTAACAATCATGCACCCTTTATCCAAGTGAAGACCACACTTTGGCAACACCTAAGCCTCAAATTAGGAGGACGTTACGACTTCATTAATGTAAACGTACCAGACTACGATGTATTACGCAATAAGCTTTCTGACCCACAGGTTCAGGTCAAGGGAGGAAAGCTAAAGTATAATAATATGTCTTTTAATGTGGGTATTTCTTATAACAAATATCCTGCTTTTCAACCCTTCGTAGCCTACTCTCAAGGTTTTTCTATCTTTGATTTAGGACGTACATTACGTGCTGCCAAGGCTGATGTACTCTCTAAGATATCAACAGAACCTGTAAAAACAAACAACTACGAGATTGGTGTTTACTCTGACATTAACCATTGGTTGCAGTTGAATGGATCTGTTTTCTACACCTATTCTAAGCTTGGAAGTGACCTCAAGATTGAGAATGGTTTCTGGATAGTAAACCGTACTCCACAGAAGGTATATGGCGTTGAATTAAGTGCAGATGCACAAATCCTCAGTAACTTAAAGGCTGGTGCTAATCTCTCATGGTTCGAAGGTAAGCTCAAATCAGCATCTGGAGATTGGGACACATACATGTCGAATATCTCCATTCCAGCCGCTAAGTTGGGAATGTATGTCAACTATGCTCCTGTAAAGAACACCTATGTTCAGTTACAATACATGCACACAGGTAAGCGTGACAGATTTACCCCTAACGCATCAGGAGTATATAACGAGGGTGAAGGAATCGTAAATCGCATCAACTTACTAAACCTTACTGCAGGCGTAAAGATGAAGGTTTGCGACTTAAGTTTAGCAGTATCCAACTTATTAAACTACACCTATTATACACCAGCGTCTATGATGATGGCACGTAATGCAGAGTATGCTCATGCAGACGGACGCAAGATAACCCTGACAGCGGTCTTTAAGTATTAA
- a CDS encoding 5'-nucleotidase C-terminal domain-containing protein, with protein sequence MYKKTVYLSGLTALLALTGCSSHYELAGIQRTRVLVDNRYDATPDAGAAKFMEPFKHKVDSVMGPVVGEVDHDMVAHRPESDLSNLLADIMVWAARDYNEKVDFGVYNMGGIRAALSKGKVTYGDVLDIAPFENKICFVTLSGEKVLELFSQMAHTGGEAVSHGVELVFTRDHKLKSARLHGKEIDPKASYRIATLDYLAQGNDKMEAFKSATSVVSPQESSNNTRFIIMNYFKEQTAQGKVVNAHTEGRIRVE encoded by the coding sequence ATGTATAAAAAAACGGTTTATCTGTCTGGATTAACAGCATTATTAGCGTTGACAGGATGTTCTTCTCATTATGAGTTGGCAGGCATTCAGCGTACACGTGTGCTGGTTGATAATCGATATGATGCTACTCCTGATGCAGGGGCTGCAAAGTTTATGGAACCATTTAAGCACAAGGTTGACTCGGTGATGGGACCTGTTGTGGGAGAGGTTGACCACGATATGGTGGCACACCGCCCAGAGAGCGATCTCTCTAATCTGTTGGCAGACATCATGGTGTGGGCTGCACGCGATTATAATGAGAAGGTTGACTTTGGTGTTTATAATATGGGTGGTATTCGTGCAGCACTCTCTAAGGGTAAGGTTACCTATGGGGATGTGTTAGATATTGCTCCTTTTGAAAATAAAATATGCTTTGTAACACTTTCTGGTGAGAAGGTTTTGGAACTGTTCTCACAGATGGCGCATACTGGTGGTGAGGCTGTTAGTCATGGTGTAGAACTTGTTTTTACACGTGACCATAAGTTAAAATCAGCTCGTTTGCATGGTAAGGAAATTGACCCAAAGGCAAGTTATCGTATCGCAACGCTCGATTATTTGGCACAAGGAAATGATAAAATGGAAGCTTTCAAGTCGGCAACAAGTGTTGTGTCACCACAGGAAAGCAGTAACAATACACGCTTTATCATCATGAACTATTTTAAAGAGCAGACAGCTCAAGGTAAGGTGGTTAATGCTCACACAGAAGGACGTATCCGCGTGGAATAA
- a CDS encoding bifunctional metallophosphatase/5'-nucleotidase codes for MKRNILLITFCLMAVVVFGQNKKLTILHTNDTHSQIYPLSPNLADTMKADRGGFVRRIAMLKEERAKNPDLLLFDSGDFSQGSPYYTMFKGDVEVGLMNQMHYDAVTIGNHEFDFGLENMVRLFKKANFPIVCANYDFKGTELEKLVKPYIILKRNGLKIGVFGLAPKLDGLVVKANYGPIVYNDPVACAQKIVNELKAKKCDLIICISHLGWNIEGVSDEEVIAGTRGIDLVLGGHSHTYLNKLEYVKDLDDKMIGVDQNGKHAIYVGKLVLDMKKKK; via the coding sequence ATGAAAAGAAACATATTATTGATTACTTTCTGTCTCATGGCGGTTGTCGTTTTTGGACAGAATAAGAAACTGACAATCCTCCATACTAACGATACGCATAGTCAGATTTATCCGCTCAGTCCTAATCTTGCTGATACGATGAAGGCTGATCGTGGTGGTTTTGTACGTCGTATTGCGATGCTTAAAGAGGAACGTGCGAAGAACCCTGACTTGCTGCTTTTTGATAGTGGCGACTTCTCGCAAGGCTCACCTTATTACACAATGTTTAAGGGTGATGTTGAAGTTGGGCTGATGAATCAGATGCATTATGATGCTGTTACGATTGGTAATCATGAGTTTGACTTCGGGTTGGAGAATATGGTACGCCTCTTCAAGAAGGCAAACTTCCCAATCGTTTGTGCAAATTATGACTTCAAGGGTACAGAGTTAGAGAAGTTGGTTAAGCCCTATATCATCTTGAAACGCAACGGACTGAAGATTGGTGTCTTCGGACTTGCTCCAAAATTGGATGGTTTGGTAGTGAAAGCTAACTATGGCCCAATTGTTTATAACGATCCTGTCGCTTGCGCACAGAAGATTGTAAACGAATTGAAGGCTAAGAAGTGCGACCTTATTATCTGTATCTCTCACCTTGGATGGAATATAGAAGGTGTCAGCGATGAGGAAGTTATCGCAGGAACTCGCGGCATAGACCTTGTACTCGGTGGTCACTCACATACTTACCTTAATAAATTGGAATATGTAAAAGATCTCGATGACAAAATGATTGGTGTCGATCAGAATGGCAAGCATGCTATTTATGTGGGTAAGTTAGTGCTTGATATGAAGAAGAAAAAGTAA
- a CDS encoding porin family protein, with the protein MKRILIALTLLASVLTSQAQERRVQNRPYTDLREFHFGVLVGTHLQDLELNNVGLQMVDLDDGNGLVQKIVSADQDRWDAGFTVGVLGELRLNSTFQLRMAPAMYFGTRHLTFRNITDLNAQGEPTEQVQELKTAYVSCAFDLIAAAPRFNNHRPYVMLGLNPMLNLSGKDNDYIKLKRSEVFLEVGLGCDFYLPYFKLRPELKFMYSLMNSLDKSHAKNLQDKNMLMYTNSVNETRAKMIALTFYFE; encoded by the coding sequence ATGAAAAGAATATTAATAGCCCTCACCCTATTGGCTTCCGTACTTACAAGCCAAGCACAGGAACGAAGAGTGCAGAACCGACCTTACACGGATCTGCGCGAATTCCATTTCGGTGTGCTCGTTGGTACACATCTACAAGACCTTGAGCTCAATAATGTTGGACTACAGATGGTCGACCTTGACGATGGCAATGGATTGGTTCAGAAGATTGTTTCAGCCGACCAAGACCGTTGGGATGCTGGATTCACTGTGGGTGTATTGGGTGAGTTACGACTCAATTCTACCTTTCAGTTGCGTATGGCTCCTGCCATGTACTTTGGCACACGACATCTAACTTTCCGTAATATAACAGACCTTAATGCACAAGGAGAGCCTACCGAGCAGGTGCAAGAACTCAAAACAGCATACGTTTCTTGCGCTTTCGACCTCATTGCAGCCGCTCCTCGCTTTAATAATCATCGCCCATACGTGATGTTAGGATTGAATCCTATGCTCAATCTCTCAGGTAAAGACAATGATTATATCAAGCTCAAACGTAGCGAAGTATTCTTAGAAGTGGGACTCGGCTGCGATTTCTATCTCCCTTATTTCAAGCTACGCCCAGAGTTAAAGTTCATGTACAGTCTTATGAACAGTCTTGACAAGAGTCATGCAAAGAACCTCCAAGACAAGAATATGCTCATGTACACAAACTCTGTTAACGAAACACGAGCAAAGATGATAGCCCTTACTTTCTACTTCGAGTAG
- a CDS encoding DUF362 domain-containing protein, whose translation MAYVIGNDCIACGTCIDECPVEAISEGDIYKIDADACTECGTCASVCPSEAISLP comes from the coding sequence ATGGCTTACGTAATTGGTAATGATTGTATCGCTTGTGGTACATGTATCGACGAATGTCCAGTAGAGGCTATCTCTGAGGGTGATATCTATAAAATTGATGCAGATGCTTGTACTGAGTGTGGTACTTGTGCATCAGTTTGTCCAAGTGAGGCTATCAGCCTTCCATAA
- a CDS encoding START-like domain-containing protein, whose translation MSKRVELEYELKTRSGSAVWALISTPIGLMKWMADDVTIEGEVATFIWGDPLREHDTHTATVVDMVKNNYIRFHWDSSDSDSYWEIKMFHSEIAGNYHLLVTDFAEDDDVEGLEQLWNQNIDRLHRITGM comes from the coding sequence ATGAGTAAGAGAGTCGAACTGGAATACGAATTGAAGACACGGTCGGGTAGTGCTGTGTGGGCACTGATTAGTACGCCAATTGGTTTGATGAAATGGATGGCAGATGACGTTACAATAGAGGGTGAAGTGGCAACCTTTATTTGGGGCGACCCACTTCGTGAGCACGATACGCATACTGCAACAGTGGTAGATATGGTGAAAAACAATTACATTCGTTTTCATTGGGATTCGTCTGATAGTGATTCTTATTGGGAGATAAAGATGTTTCACAGTGAGATTGCTGGCAACTATCATCTGCTTGTAACTGATTTTGCAGAGGACGATGATGTGGAAGGGTTGGAACAACTCTGGAATCAGAATATTGATCGCCTACATCGTATAACAGGAATGTAG
- a CDS encoding LptF/LptG family permease: MFQIKKLDIFIAKQFGMLFAGTFFISLFVLMMQFLWRYVDDLIGKGLSMDVLGQFFWYMSLMMVPQALPLAILLSSLISYGNLGESSELTAIKAAGISLIQSFRGLIVISIFIAFGSFYFQNNVGPIAHKHIAQLLISMKQKSPELEIPEGIFYDGIPQTNLYVEKKDLKTGHLYNIMVYRMTDSYEDQAIILADSGMLQSTADKKHLVLNLWSGEWFENMRSQEMGSSASVPYRRETFAHKHIVLDFDGDFNLTDMAGISNDARTKSIQKIQRDKDSLIHVYDSVGNAFYKDAQTVYYREPNLKAAEKKQAIKLSKEKTFNVDSVFKKLPADQRRYVVDQALSTVQQEVSDLDFKSMITKDGDRLIRLHDIETINKFTLSLICIIFFFIGAPLGAIIRKGGLGIPIIISVIVFIIFYILDNTGYRMSRQGDWAIWFGKGLSMAVLIPMAIFFTYKANNDSTVFNADMYKNLLMKMLGIRVKRSIASKEVILHDPDYSKAAEQLSDLNVRIAEYAKTRRLKSAPNVIKVFFRYHTDHVIEKINDELENVIEDLGNTRNKVIMTELNKYPILAVKAHTRPFDHKWSNILAAIIVPASIFFYFRMWRFRLRLYRDLRTIISCNDTIIAEIQRIMGKEESKGY; encoded by the coding sequence ATGTTTCAAATCAAGAAGTTAGATATATTCATTGCCAAGCAGTTTGGTATGCTTTTCGCAGGAACATTTTTCATCAGCTTATTTGTGTTGATGATGCAGTTCTTGTGGCGATATGTTGATGACTTGATTGGAAAAGGATTGTCAATGGATGTTCTTGGACAATTCTTTTGGTATATGAGCTTGATGATGGTGCCACAAGCGCTTCCTTTGGCGATTCTTCTTTCATCACTTATTTCTTATGGTAACCTTGGCGAGAGTTCAGAGTTGACAGCTATTAAGGCTGCTGGTATCTCGTTGATTCAGTCGTTCAGAGGACTGATCGTTATTAGTATTTTTATTGCTTTTGGTTCTTTTTATTTCCAGAATAACGTAGGACCAATAGCGCATAAACACATAGCCCAGCTGCTTATCTCTATGAAACAGAAGAGTCCTGAACTGGAAATCCCAGAAGGAATCTTCTATGATGGTATTCCACAAACAAACCTTTATGTAGAAAAGAAAGACCTGAAGACAGGACACCTATATAATATTATGGTGTATCGAATGACGGATAGCTATGAAGATCAAGCTATTATCCTTGCTGACTCAGGTATGTTGCAGTCTACAGCGGATAAGAAGCATCTCGTTCTGAACCTATGGAGTGGGGAGTGGTTTGAGAATATGCGCTCACAAGAAATGGGTAGTAGTGCCAGTGTTCCTTATCGTCGAGAGACATTTGCACACAAGCATATTGTTCTTGACTTTGATGGTGACTTCAACCTTACGGATATGGCTGGTATCTCAAATGATGCCCGTACGAAAAGTATTCAGAAGATACAGCGTGACAAGGACTCTTTGATACATGTTTATGATAGTGTGGGCAATGCTTTTTATAAGGATGCACAGACTGTTTACTATCGAGAACCTAACCTTAAAGCTGCTGAGAAGAAGCAGGCTATAAAACTATCGAAAGAAAAGACTTTTAATGTAGATTCGGTATTCAAAAAGCTACCTGCCGATCAGCGTCGTTATGTTGTTGATCAAGCTTTGTCAACCGTTCAGCAAGAGGTTAGCGACCTTGATTTCAAGAGTATGATAACCAAAGATGGCGACAGATTAATCCGTTTACATGATATTGAGACGATTAATAAGTTCACATTGTCGCTGATATGTATTATCTTCTTCTTTATTGGAGCGCCACTTGGTGCTATTATCCGTAAGGGAGGATTGGGTATTCCAATTATTATCAGCGTTATCGTGTTTATTATATTTTACATCCTCGATAATACGGGCTATCGAATGTCACGTCAGGGAGACTGGGCTATATGGTTTGGTAAGGGACTATCTATGGCTGTTCTCATCCCGATGGCAATCTTCTTTACCTACAAGGCAAACAATGACTCAACAGTGTTCAATGCTGATATGTACAAGAACTTGTTGATGAAGATGCTTGGAATACGTGTGAAACGTAGTATAGCAAGTAAGGAGGTTATCTTACATGACCCTGATTATAGTAAGGCCGCAGAGCAACTTAGCGACTTGAACGTAAGGATTGCAGAATATGCTAAGACACGTAGGCTGAAGTCTGCACCTAATGTAATAAAGGTGTTCTTCCGCTATCATACAGATCATGTGATTGAGAAGATTAACGATGAACTTGAGAATGTCATAGAAGACTTGGGTAACACACGCAACAAAGTCATCATGACAGAACTGAATAAATACCCAATATTAGCAGTAAAGGCACATACAAGACCATTCGATCATAAGTGGTCGAATATTCTTGCGGCAATTATAGTACCTGCTAGTATTTTCTTCTACTTCCGAATGTGGCGTTTCCGCTTGCGTCTTTATCGTGATCTTCGTACTATTATTAGTTGTAATGATACGATTATTGCAGAGATACAACGTATAATGGGAAAAGAAGAATCAAAGGGCTATTGA
- a CDS encoding bifunctional 3,4-dihydroxy-2-butanone-4-phosphate synthase/GTP cyclohydrolase II — protein MEDFKLDSIEDALKDFREGKFVIVVDDEDRENEGDLIMAAEMITPEKVNFMLKNARGVLCVPITLSRAEELDLPHQVSDNTSVLGTPFTVTVDKLEGCSTGVSTHDRAETIKALADPNSTPQTFGRPGHVNPLYAQDNGVLRRSGHTEAAVDLCKLAGCFPAGVLMEIMNEDGTMARMPDLQKRAKEWDMKIISIKDIIAYRLKNETSIVVGEEVELPTEYGMFHLIPFRQANGLEHMALIKGTWKENEPVLVRVHSSCATGDILGSQRCDCGEQLHKAMEMIEKEGKGVIIYMQQEGRGIGLMNKIAAYKLQDQGFDTVEANLHLGFRPDERDYGCGAQMLRHLGVHKMRLITNNPTKRVGLEAYGLEIEENVPIEITPNKFDYRYLKTKRDRMGHDLHL, from the coding sequence ATGGAAGATTTTAAACTCGATAGCATCGAAGATGCACTGAAAGACTTTCGGGAAGGAAAGTTCGTTATCGTAGTAGATGATGAAGACCGAGAGAATGAGGGTGACCTTATTATGGCGGCTGAGATGATCACGCCAGAGAAGGTTAACTTTATGTTGAAGAATGCACGAGGAGTTCTATGCGTACCTATTACGCTCTCACGTGCAGAAGAATTGGATTTACCTCATCAGGTTTCTGATAATACGTCAGTATTGGGAACTCCATTTACTGTTACGGTTGATAAGTTAGAAGGTTGTTCAACAGGTGTGTCTACACATGATCGTGCAGAAACAATTAAGGCGTTGGCTGATCCTAACTCTACTCCTCAGACTTTTGGACGTCCAGGTCATGTCAATCCTCTTTATGCTCAGGATAACGGTGTTTTGCGTCGTTCGGGTCATACAGAGGCTGCAGTCGATTTGTGTAAACTTGCAGGCTGTTTCCCTGCTGGCGTGTTAATGGAGATTATGAATGAAGATGGTACGATGGCTCGTATGCCTGATTTGCAGAAGCGTGCAAAGGAGTGGGATATGAAGATTATTAGTATCAAAGACATTATCGCCTATCGCCTGAAGAATGAAACAAGTATTGTTGTTGGTGAGGAGGTAGAACTCCCTACTGAATATGGTATGTTTCATCTGATTCCATTCCGTCAAGCAAATGGCTTGGAACACATGGCACTTATCAAGGGTACATGGAAAGAAAACGAACCAGTACTTGTACGCGTACACTCATCATGTGCAACGGGTGATATTCTCGGTAGCCAGCGTTGTGATTGTGGGGAACAGCTTCACAAGGCAATGGAGATGATTGAGAAAGAAGGCAAGGGTGTTATCATTTATATGCAGCAGGAAGGTCGTGGTATCGGTTTGATGAATAAGATAGCAGCCTATAAGTTGCAGGATCAGGGATTTGATACTGTTGAGGCTAACCTTCATCTTGGTTTCCGTCCAGACGAACGCGATTATGGTTGTGGAGCACAGATGTTGCGTCATCTTGGGGTTCATAAGATGCGTTTGATAACAAATAATCCTACAAAGCGAGTAGGCCTTGAGGCTTATGGCTTAGAGATTGAGGAGAATGTTCCTATTGAGATTACTCCAAACAAGTTTGACTATCGCTATCTGAAAACTAAGCGTGACCGTATGGGACATGACTTGCATCTGTAA
- a CDS encoding pyridoxal phosphate-dependent aminotransferase, which yields MAQLSDRLNRLAPSETLAMSQKSSEMKAQGIDVINMSVGEPDFMTPDHVKEAGKKAIDDNFSKYSPVPGYPALRDAISKKLKKENNLDYAASEIIVGTGGKQGVCNAVLALVNPGDEVIIPAPYWVSYPQMVKLAGGVPVVVSAGIEQDFKITAEQLEEAITPKTKMIILCSPSNPTGSVYSAEELDALAKVVLAHEDLFVISDEIYEHINYIGGHCSIASCPGMKERTILCNGVSKAYAMTGWRIGWVAAPEWIVKGLNKLQGQYTSGTCSVSQMASVAAYVEDQTCVAEFRETFRRRRDLIVSLAKEIPGLEVNVPQGAFYLFPKCSSFFGKTDGKHVINSSSDLAMYILEEGCVATVGGDAFGAPDCFRMSYATSDENIKEALRRIKDVLSKLK from the coding sequence ATGGCACAACTATCAGATCGTTTAAATCGATTGGCACCTTCTGAGACATTAGCAATGTCGCAGAAGAGTAGTGAAATGAAAGCGCAGGGAATTGATGTTATCAACATGAGTGTGGGAGAACCAGACTTCATGACTCCTGATCATGTTAAGGAGGCAGGAAAAAAGGCCATTGATGATAACTTCTCAAAGTATTCTCCTGTTCCTGGTTATCCTGCTTTGAGAGATGCTATCTCAAAGAAGCTGAAAAAGGAAAACAATCTTGATTATGCCGCGTCGGAGATTATTGTCGGAACAGGTGGTAAGCAGGGTGTTTGCAATGCTGTTTTGGCTTTGGTGAATCCGGGCGATGAGGTGATTATTCCTGCACCTTATTGGGTAAGCTATCCACAGATGGTAAAACTTGCTGGTGGTGTGCCTGTTGTTGTTTCTGCTGGAATTGAGCAGGACTTCAAGATTACTGCTGAGCAGTTGGAAGAGGCGATTACGCCAAAGACAAAGATGATAATTCTTTGCTCTCCAAGTAACCCTACTGGTAGTGTCTATTCTGCAGAAGAGTTGGATGCTTTGGCAAAGGTTGTATTGGCACATGAGGACTTGTTTGTTATTTCAGATGAGATTTATGAACACATTAATTATATAGGCGGTCATTGCAGTATTGCGTCTTGTCCAGGTATGAAGGAGCGTACGATTCTTTGTAATGGAGTGAGTAAGGCTTATGCTATGACAGGATGGCGAATAGGCTGGGTAGCTGCTCCAGAGTGGATTGTGAAGGGACTCAACAAGCTGCAGGGGCAATATACATCAGGTACATGCAGCGTTAGTCAAATGGCTTCTGTTGCAGCGTACGTGGAGGATCAAACTTGTGTAGCAGAGTTTCGTGAGACATTCCGCCGTCGTCGTGATCTGATAGTTAGTTTGGCAAAGGAAATCCCTGGTCTTGAGGTGAATGTGCCACAAGGTGCGTTCTATCTGTTCCCAAAATGCTCCAGCTTCTTTGGAAAAACTGATGGTAAGCATGTAATTAATAGTTCGTCAGATCTTGCTATGTATATTCTCGAAGAAGGATGTGTAGCGACAGTGGGAGGTGATGCCTTTGGTGCTCCAGACTGCTTCCGAATGAGTTACGCAACAAGTGACGAAAATATAAAGGAAGCGCTTCGCCGCATCAAAGATGTACTTTCAAAACTAAAATAG
- a CDS encoding MotA/TolQ/ExbB proton channel family protein: MATTQQKPAPQKKAEGFTGVRGAFWIIVVCAVVAFTLFYTWFGNEMHFQDGAARENPADVWGTIFKGGVVVPVIHTLLLTVLAMSIERWMALKTAFGKGALPKFVANIKSALNSNDLAKANQLCDQQKGSVANVVKASLNAYKDMETGANASLKKAQKVAKIQQAHEEATQLEMPTLTMNLPIIATLVTLGTLTGLLGTVTGMIKSFSALAAGGGADSAALSAGISEALINTAFGIATSWFAVVSYSYYSNKVDKLTFALDEVGYSIAQTYEVNHTDEA; this comes from the coding sequence ATGGCAACTACACAACAAAAACCAGCCCCACAGAAAAAGGCTGAGGGCTTCACAGGAGTTAGAGGTGCATTCTGGATTATCGTCGTTTGCGCTGTCGTTGCGTTCACATTGTTCTACACATGGTTCGGTAATGAAATGCACTTCCAGGATGGAGCTGCACGTGAGAACCCAGCTGACGTTTGGGGTACCATCTTTAAGGGTGGCGTAGTCGTTCCAGTTATTCACACTCTCTTGTTGACTGTACTCGCTATGTCTATCGAGCGTTGGATGGCTTTGAAGACTGCTTTCGGTAAGGGTGCCCTTCCAAAGTTCGTTGCAAACATCAAGAGTGCTCTTAATTCAAATGACCTTGCTAAGGCTAACCAGCTCTGCGATCAGCAGAAGGGTTCTGTAGCAAACGTTGTTAAGGCTTCTTTGAACGCTTACAAGGATATGGAGACTGGTGCTAATGCAAGCCTTAAGAAGGCTCAGAAGGTAGCTAAGATTCAGCAGGCTCACGAGGAGGCTACTCAGCTTGAGATGCCAACTCTGACAATGAACCTCCCTATCATTGCTACTCTCGTAACACTTGGTACTCTTACTGGTCTTCTCGGTACTGTAACCGGTATGATCAAGTCGTTCTCTGCTCTTGCTGCAGGTGGTGGTGCTGACTCAGCTGCACTTTCTGCTGGTATTTCTGAGGCGTTGATCAACACTGCATTCGGTATTGCAACATCTTGGTTTGCGGTAGTATCTTATAGCTACTATTCAAACAAGGTTGACAAGTTGACTTTCGCCCTCGACGAGGTTGGTTATTCTATCGCTCAGACATACGAAGTAAACCACACAGACGAGGCTTAA